The genome window GTCGTCCTGACCGGCACGCCCGCGGGTGCGTCGGTCGTCATCCCCGGCGACGTCGTCGAGGTCGAGGTCGACACGCCCGGGCACAGCACCGGACGGCTCGTCACGCCGATCACGGCGGGGACCGTCCCCTTCGGACCGTTCGGCGCGCTCCCCCGCGTGGACGAGCAGCAGCGGGCGGACGCGTACGGGACCGCCGAGCCGGGCTTCGAGCTGACGCCGGAACTGCGCGCGAAGCTCGAATCCGTCGGCACCGCAACGCTTTCCGCCCAGCTGCGCAAGCGCGGCTACAACGCCGTGTCGATCGACGGGCTGACGTCGACCCGCCCGGGCGCCCGGCTGACCGGCCGCGCGCGGACCCTGCGGTACCTGCCCTACCGCGAAGACCTGTTCAAAGCCCACGGCGGCGGGTACAACGCGCAGAAGCGCGCGATCGACGCGCTCGGCCCCGGCGACGTCCTCGTCGTGGAGGCCCGCGGCGAACGCGGCACCGGCACCGTCGGCGACATCCTCGCGCTGCGGGCCCAGGTGCGCGGCGCCGCCGGGATCGTCACCGACGGCGGGGTCCGCGACCTCGCCGCGGTGTCCGCTTTGGACATTCCCACCTACCACGCCGGACCGCACCCCGCGGTGCTCGGCCGGCGGCACGTGCCGTGGGACGTCGACGTGGCGATCGCCTGCGGCGGCGCGGCCGTCTGCCCCGGCGATGTGATCGCGGGCGACGGCGACGGTGTCCTGGTCATCCCGCCGGACCTGGTCGAGGAGGTCGTCGACGCGGCCATCGAGCAGGAGCTGCAGGAGACGTTCATCGCCGAGCAGGTCGCCGCGGGCGAGCGCGTCGAAGGCCTCTACCCGATGGACGAGCACTGGCGCGGGAGGTACGCCGCATGGCTCGCGAAACGGTGAACGGCACCGCGATGAGCAAGTCGCGGATCGCCTACGAGTGGATCAAGGCGAGGATCGCCGACGGCACCTTCTCCCCCGGCTACCGCCTGGTCCTCGGCCAGCTCGCCCAGGAGCTCGGCGTCAGCGTCGTCCCGATCCGCGAAGCGATCCGCCTGCTGGAGGCCGAAGGCCTGGTCACCTTCGAGCGCAACGTCGGCGCCCAGGTCGCGATGGTCGACGAAAGCGAGTACCAGCACACGATGCAGACCCTCGCGCTCGTCGAGGGCTACGCCGCCGCGCTCGCCGCACCCGTTCTCCCGCCCGGCGCGCTGGCCGAGGCCCGGGCGCTGAACGCCGAGCTGGCGGACTGCCTCGGGCACTTCGAACCGGCCCGGTTCACCGGCCTCAACCGCGACTTCCACACCGTGCTCTTCGGCGCCTGCCCCAACCCGCAGGTGCTCGACCTGGTCCGGCGGGGCTGGGACCGGCTCAGCGGCCTGCGCACCTCGACGTTCAGCTTCGTGCCCGGCCGGGCCCGCGAATCGGTCGCCGAGCACGAAACCATCCTCGGCCTGATCGAGCGCGGCGCCCCCGCCGCCGACGTCGAGCAGGCCGTCCGCGCCCACCGGCTGGCCACCCTGGACGCGTTCCTCGCCCACCGCCGCCACTGACGCAGGAAGGACCACCCATGCGATTCCGCTCCGACCCCCAGGCCATCCGCGGGTCGATCGCGCCGCTGATGACGCCGTTCACCGCCGAAGGGGCCGTCGACCACGGCGGCCTCGAGAACCTCGTGCGCTGGCAGCTCGCCTCGGGCTCGCACGGCATCTCGATCGGCGGCTCGACCGGCGAGCCCGGTTCGCAGACCGTTGCCGAGCGCGCCGAGGCGATCCGCACGGTGGCCGCCGCGGTGGACGACCGCGTGCCGTTCGTCCCGGGCACCGGGTCGGCGAAGCTCGACGAAACCCTGGAGCTGACGGGGCTCGCCCGGGACGCCGGGATCGACGCCGCCCTGGTCATCACGCCGTACTACGCCCGGCCGACGCAGGACGCGCTGTTCGTCTGGTACCGCACGGTCTGCCGGGAGTTCCCGGACCTGCCGATCGTCGCCTACAACGTGCCGAGCCGCACCGCGGTCGACCTCGCGCCGGAGACGGTCGCGCGGCTGTTCCGGTCGTGCGAGAACTTCGTCGGGATCAAGGAGACGACGAAGGACTTCGAGCACTTCTCCCGCGTGCTGCACCTGTGCGGGCGGAGCCTGCTGGTGTGGTCCGGGATCGAGCTGCTCTGCCTGCCGCTGCTGGCCCTCGGCGGCGCGGGCTTCGTCAGCGCCACGGCCAACATCGCCCCGGCCGCGTGCGCGGAGATGTACACCGCCTGGCAGTCGGGCGACCACGAGCGGGCGCGGGAGCTCCACTACGGCCTGCACCCGCTGGTCGACCTGCTGTTCGTCGAAACCAACCCGGCGCCCGGGAAGTGGGTGCTCGAGCACCGCGGGCTGATCGCGTCCGGGCACGTGCGGCCGCCGCTGATCACGCCGACCGAGGCCGGGATCGCCCGGATCAAGGACTTCATGGCCGAAGGCGCTCCGTACCTCAGCCCGGCCGAAGGTTTCACTGTGGAGGGGAAGGCATGACCCACTACGTCCCGGCAGGACTGCCGGGCGAACTCAAGCACTACATCGGCGGCGAGCTCGTCGACAGCGTGTCGGGCAAGACGTTCGACGTGCTCGACCCGGTGTCGAACACCCCGTACGCGACCGCCGCGGCGGGCCAGGCCGAAGACGTCGGCCGCGCGGTCGCCGCGGCGCGGACGGCGTTCACCGAAGGCCCGTGGCCGCGCATGCTGCCCCGGGCGCGGGCCCGGGTGCTGAACAAGATCGCCGACGCCGTCGAAGCGCAGGACAACCGGCTGGCCGAGCTGGAGACGTTCGACACCGGCCTGCCGATCACCCAGGCGCTCGGGCAGGCGCAGCGCGCGGCCGAGAACTTCCGGTTCTTCGCCGACCTCGTCGTCGCCCAGGCCGACGACACCTACCAGGTGCCCGGGCGGCAGGTGAACTACGTGCACCGCAAGCCGGTCGGGGTGGCCGGGCTGATCACGCCGTGGAACACGCCGTTCATGCTGGAGAGCTGGAAGCTCGCGCCGGCACTGGCTTCGGGCTGCACGGTGGTGCTCAAGCCGGCCGAGTTCACGCCGCTTTCGGCGAGCCTGTGGGCGGCGATCTTCGCCGACGCCGGGCTGCCGTCCGGGGTCTTCAACCTGGTCAACGGCTTCGGCGAGGAGGCGGGCGACGCGCTGGTGAAGCACAGGGACGTCCCGCTGATCTCGTTCACCGGCGAGACCACCACCGGGCAGACGATCTACCGCAACTGCGCGGCCGGGCTCAAGGGCATGTCGATGGAGCTCGGCGGCAAGTCCCCGGCCATCGTTTTCGCCGACGCCGACCTGGACGCCGCCCTCGACTCGACGCTCTTCGGCGTGTTCTCCCTCAACGGCGAACGCTGCACCGCGGGCAGCCGGATCCTCGTGCAGCGCCCGATCTACGAGGAGTTCTGCA of Amycolatopsis solani contains these proteins:
- a CDS encoding GntR family transcriptional regulator yields the protein MARETVNGTAMSKSRIAYEWIKARIADGTFSPGYRLVLGQLAQELGVSVVPIREAIRLLEAEGLVTFERNVGAQVAMVDESEYQHTMQTLALVEGYAAALAAPVLPPGALAEARALNAELADCLGHFEPARFTGLNRDFHTVLFGACPNPQVLDLVRRGWDRLSGLRTSTFSFVPGRARESVAEHETILGLIERGAPAADVEQAVRAHRLATLDAFLAHRRH
- the hpaE gene encoding 5-carboxymethyl-2-hydroxymuconate semialdehyde dehydrogenase; its protein translation is MTHYVPAGLPGELKHYIGGELVDSVSGKTFDVLDPVSNTPYATAAAGQAEDVGRAVAAARTAFTEGPWPRMLPRARARVLNKIADAVEAQDNRLAELETFDTGLPITQALGQAQRAAENFRFFADLVVAQADDTYQVPGRQVNYVHRKPVGVAGLITPWNTPFMLESWKLAPALASGCTVVLKPAEFTPLSASLWAAIFADAGLPSGVFNLVNGFGEEAGDALVKHRDVPLISFTGETTTGQTIYRNCAAGLKGMSMELGGKSPAIVFADADLDAALDSTLFGVFSLNGERCTAGSRILVQRPIYEEFCTRYAERARTIVVGDPHDPATEVGALVHPEHYAKVMSYVELGKSEGRLLAGGGRPSGLDSGNYVAPTVFADVPSTARIFQEEIFGPVVALTPFDTEAEALALANDVKYGLAAYLWTSDLRRAHTFAQSVEAGMVWLNSHNVRDLRTPFGGVKASGLGHEGGYRSLDFYTHQQAIHVSLGPVHTARFGTGRKGQS
- a CDS encoding fumarylacetoacetate hydrolase family protein; translated protein: MTTLPQRPGKIIALHLNYRSRAAQRGRVPAQPSYFLKPPTSVAASGAALERPAGTELLGFEGEIALVIGRTARRVTPEEGWSYVEGVTAANDFGVYDLRYADKGSNLRSKGGDGFTPLGPAVLPAADLDPASLRLRTWLNGELVQQDSTGDLLFGFGRLVADLSQLITLEPGDVVLTGTPAGASVVIPGDVVEVEVDTPGHSTGRLVTPITAGTVPFGPFGALPRVDEQQRADAYGTAEPGFELTPELRAKLESVGTATLSAQLRKRGYNAVSIDGLTSTRPGARLTGRARTLRYLPYREDLFKAHGGGYNAQKRAIDALGPGDVLVVEARGERGTGTVGDILALRAQVRGAAGIVTDGGVRDLAAVSALDIPTYHAGPHPAVLGRRHVPWDVDVAIACGGAAVCPGDVIAGDGDGVLVIPPDLVEEVVDAAIEQELQETFIAEQVAAGERVEGLYPMDEHWRGRYAAWLAKR
- the dapA gene encoding 4-hydroxy-tetrahydrodipicolinate synthase is translated as MRFRSDPQAIRGSIAPLMTPFTAEGAVDHGGLENLVRWQLASGSHGISIGGSTGEPGSQTVAERAEAIRTVAAAVDDRVPFVPGTGSAKLDETLELTGLARDAGIDAALVITPYYARPTQDALFVWYRTVCREFPDLPIVAYNVPSRTAVDLAPETVARLFRSCENFVGIKETTKDFEHFSRVLHLCGRSLLVWSGIELLCLPLLALGGAGFVSATANIAPAACAEMYTAWQSGDHERARELHYGLHPLVDLLFVETNPAPGKWVLEHRGLIASGHVRPPLITPTEAGIARIKDFMAEGAPYLSPAEGFTVEGKA